A single genomic interval of Penicillium psychrofluorescens genome assembly, chromosome: 2 harbors:
- a CDS encoding uncharacterized protein (ID:PFLUO_002855-T1.cds;~source:funannotate): MAHPALDVLLKGSSGRSTRGLLRIIILCTIAAAAVSSRLFSVIRFESIIHEFDPWFNFRATKYLVQNGFYSFWDWFDDRTWHPLGRVTGGTLYPGLMVTSGVIYHVMRFLTFPVDIRNICVLLAPAFSGLTALAMYLLTSEMTTSPSAGLLAAAFMGITPGYISRSVAGSYDNEAIAIFLLVFTFFLWIKAVKNGSIMWGALTALFYGYMVSAWGGYVFITNLIPLHIFVLLCMGRYSSRLYISYTTWYALGTLASMQIPFVGFLPIRNSDHMSALGVFGLIQLVAFAEFVRGFLPGKQFQRLLTSMVLITFGLGFGMLVLLSVSGVIAPWSGRFYSLWDTAYAKVHIPIIASVSEHQPTAWPAFFFDLNFLIWLFPAGVYLCFQKLKDEHVFVVIYAVLSSYFAGVMVRLMLTLTPIVCVAAALALSAILDNFLVISAPTPPAKTDTNKSDKVKKPIGIYSYFSKTFVTCSAVLYLLIFVAHCTWVTSNAYSSPSVVLASKLPDGSQYIIDDYREAYYWLRQNTPDNAKIMSWWDYGYQIGGMADRPTLVDNNTWNNTHIATVGKAMSSREEVSYPILRQHDVDYVLVVFGGLLGYSGDDLNKFLWMVRIAEGIWPDEVSEREFFTARGEYRVDDEATPAMKNSLMYKMSYHNYQNLFPPGQAADRVRGTKLPADTPQLNTLDEAFTSENWIIRIYKVKDLDNFGRDHSSAVAFDKGHKKKRAAKKKGPRVLRTE, encoded by the exons ATGGCCCATCCTGCACTCGATGTACTGCTGAAGGGCAGCTCCGGCCGGAGCACCCGCGGTCTCCTGCGCATCATCATTCTATGTACAattgctgccgctgccgtGTCCAGCCGACTGTTCAGTGTTATCC GCTTCGAAAGTATCATTCACGAAT TCGATCCGTGGTTTAACTTCCGTGCAACAAAATATTTGGTCCAAAATGGCTTCTACAGCTTCTGGGATTGGTTTGATGACC GAACCTGGCACCCTCTGGGCCGTGTCACCGGTGGCACGCTGTACCCCGGACTGATGGTGACCAGCGGCGTGATCTACCATGTCATGCGGTTCCTGACCTTTCCCGTCGACATTCGCAACATTTGCGTGCTCCTCGCTCCCGCTTTCTCCGGTCTGACGGCCTTGGCAATGTATCTCCTGACTTCTGAGATGACCACGTCGCCGTCTGCCGGTTTGCTGGCTGCGGCGTTTATGGGCATCACCCCCGGCTACATCTCTCGCTCTGTGGCGGGCAGCTACGATAACGAAGCCATTGCCATCTTCCTGCTGGTGTTTACCTTCTTCCTGTGGATCAAGGCTGTCAAGAATGGCTCGATCATGTGGGGAGCACTGACAGCTCTGTTCTACGGATACATGGTGTCGGCCTGGGGTGGATACGTGTTCATCACCAACCTCATCCCGCTGCACATCTTCGTCCTGCTCTGCATGGGTCGCTACAGCTCCCGTCTCTACATCAGCTACACCACGTGGTACGCGCTGGGAACTTTGGCCAGCATGCAGATTCCGTTTGTTGGCTTCCTGCCCATTCGCAACAGTGACCACATGTCGGCGCTGGGTGTCTTTGGGCTGATCCAACTCGTGGCCTTTGCGGAATTCGTCCGAGGTTTCCTACCTGGCAAGCAATTCCAGAGGCTACTCACTTCTATGGTTCTGATCACCTTTGGCCTTGGGTTTGGCATGCTTGTTCTGCTCAGCGTCTCCGGTGTAATTGCCCCGTGGAGTGGTCGTTTCTACTCGTTGTGGGATACCGCCTACGCCAAGGTCCACATCCCCATTATCGCATCCGTCTCCGAGCACCAACCGACCGCCTGGCCCGCCTTCTTTTTCGACCTGAACTTCCTGATTTGGCTCTTCCCCGCGGGTGTGTACCTGTGCTTCCAGAAGCTAAAGGACGAGCATGTGTTTGTGGTCATTTACGCAGTGCTTTCCAGCTACTTTGCGGGTGTCATGGTCCGTCTGATGCTGACTCTGACCCCGATTGTGTGCGTTGCGGCGGCATTGGCTCTCTCGGCCATCCTCGACAACTTCCTGGTCATTTCCGCCCCGACTCCTCCCGCTAAAACGGACACCAACAAGTCGGACAAGGTCAAGAAACCTATCGGCATCTACTCGTACTTCTCCAAGACCTTTGTGACCTGCTCCGCCGTCCTCTACCTGCTCATCTTTGTCGCGCACTGCACCTGGGTCACTTCCAACGCGTACTCGTCTCCGTCGGTTGTTCTCGCCAGCAAGCTTCCCGATGGCAGCCAGTACATCATCGACGACTACCGCGAGGCCTACTACTGGCTCCGACAGAACACCCCGGACAACGCCAAGATCATGTCCTGGTGGGATTACGGTTACCAAATCGGTGGCATGGCTGATCGTCCCACGCTGGTCGACAACAACACCTGGAACAACACTCACATTGCCACCGTCGGCAAGGCCATGAGCTCACGCGAGGAGGTCAGTTACCCGATCCTGCGGCAACATGACGTCGACTACGTCCTGGTCGTGTTTGGCGGTCTGCTCGGCTACTCGGGCGACGACCTGAACAAGTTCCTGTGGATGGTCCGCATCGCCGAAGGTATCTGGCCGGACGAGGTGAGCGAGCGTGAGTTCTTTACCGCTCGCGGCGAGTAccgcgtcgacgacgaggccactccggccatgaagaacagTCTGAT GTACAAAATGTCCTACCACAACTACCAAAACCTCTTCCCACCCGGCCAAGCCGCTGACCGCGTCCGTGGCACGAAGCTGCCCGCCGACACTCCGCAGCTCAACACTCTCGACGAGGCCTTCACCAGCGAGAACTGGATTATCCGAATCTACAAGGTCAAGGACCTGGACAACTTCGGCCGTGACCACAGCAGCGCTGTTGCCTTTGACAAGGGacacaagaagaagcgcgctgccaagaagaagggccCTCGTGTTCTGCGAACCGAGTAA
- a CDS encoding uncharacterized protein (ID:PFLUO_002856-T1.cds;~source:funannotate), with amino-acid sequence MLSSLLPLALALEGSPGIPRDVVNSALDAADSKNLPYCPGREADKNLQGQIFADFIEMLYGEKNVSKAFETYADLNIVEHDPDDPQDRGAIIERLNHIIPHSTFTVMFATFGDDTGLAYLKVEGDPEPMAIADIYRMDGTCIVEHWDVQQRRPANTTNPLAMF; translated from the coding sequence ATGCTATCCTCTCTGCTTCCATTAGCCTTAGCATTAGAAGGATCGCCTGGCATTCCCCGCGACGTGGTCAACTCCGCACTCGACGCTGCCGACAGCAAGAACCTCCCATATTGTCCAGGTCGTGAGGCCGACAAGAATCTCCAGGGCCAGATATTCGCGGACTTCATTGAAATGTTGTATGGCGAGAAAAACGTGTCCAAAGCTTTCGAGACTTACGCCGACCTCAACATCGTTGAACATGATCCTGACGACCCGCAAGACCGCGGCGCTATTATCGAAAGGCTGAATCACATCATCCCTCATTCGACCTTCACGGTTATGTTTGCAACCTTTGGCGATGATACTGGCCTGGCCTATCTGAAGGTTGAAGGTGACCCAGAGCCGATGGCCATTGCGGATATCTATCGAATGGATGGTACTTGCATTGTGGAGCATTGGGATGTCCAACAGAGAAGGCCAGCGAATACGACAAATCCACTTGCCATGTTCTAA
- a CDS encoding uncharacterized protein (ID:PFLUO_002857-T1.cds;~source:funannotate), producing MYLHQYDYIFAIGTLFAMLDAFNNGANDVANSWATSVSSRSISYRQAMVLGTIFEFLGAVTVGSRTAATIKDGIIPLEAFKGNAGVQMLAFTCALAGASSWVMWCSRHSVHVSSSYSLISAVAGVGVATAGAAQVQWGWNDGKGLGAIFAGLGMAPVIAAGFAAIIFTLITVVVHIRKNPVPWAVYSSPFWFLVAASICTLSVVYKGSPQLDLKDKPAWYIAAVTVSCGGGVAILSAIFFVPFVHARVIKKDHSVKWWMFIMGPLLLTRPATVGAETANIPNYAVMQDDEEGEVPNISQESINKDALTSAPSDDKEKGIVVSEEPQLTYKELMAQSEAKHHAKLMKGRGPLAWAMRFLRDNPVGAGEIYELHNILTLVKRIPAIVTVGLLYGAHYDIHTAQSGVAGTPEGKRMRRVYANAKKYPNEVEHTYSFVQILTACTASFAHGANDIGNSVGPWAAIYAAWSTGNATAAEASVPVWQLAVLALCISIGLITYGYNIMKVMGNKITYHSPSRGSSMEMGAAITVLIFSQYALPVSTSMCITGATVGVGLCNGTHKAVNFQRVGLLLLGWILTIPIAGTVAGCLAGLFLNAPHFV from the exons ATGTACCTCCATCAGTATGACTATATCTTTGCCATTGGCACCTTGTTTGCCATGCTCGATGCCTTCAACAACGGCGCAA ACGATGTGGCAAATTCCTGGGCGACCAGTGTGTCGTCGAGATCCATTTCATACCGACAGGCAATGGTCCTTGGTACCATCTTTGAATTTCTCGGTGCGGTCACTGTCGGCTCTCGAACGGCCGCCACGATCAAGGACGGTATCATTCCCCTCGAAGCGTTCAAGGGCAATGCTGGTGTACAGATGCTCGCCTTCACCTGTGCCTTGGCTGGTGCATCGTCCTGGGTGATGTGGTGTAGTAGGCACTCAGTTCACGTCTCATCGAGCTACTCCCTCATCTCGGCCGTTGCTGGTGTCGGTGTCGCTACTGCTGGTGCCGCTCAGGTTCAGTGGGGCTGGAACGATGGCAAAGGTCTGGGTGCTATCTTTGCAGGTCTGGGAATGGCCCCGGTCATCGCCGCCGGCTTTGCGGCCATCATCTTTACGCTCATCACGGTCGTTGTGCACATTCGTAAGAACCCTGTCCCATGGGCCGTCTACAGTTCTCCCTTTTGGTTTctcgtcgccgccagcatTTGCACTCTATCCGTTGTTTACAAGGGCTCTCCTCAGCTCGACCTCAAGGATAAACCTGCGTGGTATATTGCCGCAGTGACCGTGAGCTGTGGTGGAGGCGTTGCCATCTTGTCCGCCATTTTCTTCGTTCCTTTTGTCCACGCCCGAGTGATCAAGAAGGATCACTCCGTCAAGTGGTGGATGTTCATCATGGGTCCATTGCTCCTTACCCGGCCTGCCACTGTCGGCGCTGAGACGGCCAATATTCCGAACTACGCTGTTATGcaagacgacgaggagggcgaagTTCCAAATATCTCGCAGGAGTCCATTAATAAAGACGCCTTGACCTCCGCCCCGTCcgacgacaaggagaagggaattGTCGTGTCAGAGGAGCCTCAGCTCACCTACAAGGAGCTCATGGCTCAGTCGGAAGCAAAGCACCATGCGAAGCTCATGAAGGGCCGTGGTCCTCTGGCTTGGGCAATGCGCTTCCTCCGCGATAACCCCGTGGGGGCCGGTGAGATCTACGAACTGCACAACATTTTGACCCTGGTCAAGCGCATCCCTGCTATTGTCACCGTCGGTCTCCTCTATGGTGCCCACTATGACATCCACACTGCTCAGAGCGGTGTCGCTGGCACCCCCGAAGGCAAGCGGATGAGGCGTGTGTACGCCAATGCCAAAAAGTATCCTAACGAAGTCGAGCACACCTACTCGTTCGTCCAGATTCTTACCGCTTGCACTGCCTCCTTTGCCCACGGTGCCAACGACATCGGTAACTCGGTCGGTCCCTGGGCCGCAATCTACGCTGCCTGGTCGACCGGTAATGCTACCGCTGCCGAGGCCTCTGTCCCGGTCTGGCAGCTTGCTGTCTTGGCTTTGTGCATTTCCATCGGTCTCATCACTTATGGTTACAATATTATGAAAG TCATGGGCAACAAGATCACCTATCACTCGCCTAGCCGTGGATCCAGTATGGAAATGGGCGCCGCCATTACAGTGCTTATCTTCTCGCAGTACGCCTTGCCTGTTTCCACCTCAATGTGTATCACAGGTGCCACCGTCGGTGTTGGTCTCTGCAACGGTACCCACAAGGCCGTCAACTTCCAGCGCGTTGGCCTCCTGCTTCTGGGCTGGATCTTGACCATTCCCATTGCCGGCACTGTTGCTGGTTGTCTTGCCGGACTGTTCCTCAACGCTCCCCACTTCGTGTAG
- a CDS encoding uncharacterized protein (ID:PFLUO_002858-T1.cds;~source:funannotate), whose translation MASGIFNSTYYGKDYRAGAALLRARRPYLFKNAVTGLGLVVCVAGIYTYTLRAVGQEDFSDVKVPDAPAQSQSQKK comes from the exons atggcttctGGAAT CTTTAACTCCACCTACTACGGCAAGGACTACCGCGCCGGAGCAGCGCTGCTGCGGGCGCGGCGGCCATATCTCTTCAAGAACGCCGTGACGGGTCTTGGGCTGGTTGTCTGTGTGGCAGGTATCT ATACCTACACCCTCCGCGCCGTTGGCCAAGAAGATTTCTCCGACGTCAAGGTCCCCGACGCTCCCGCGCAGAGCCAGTCGCAGAAGAAATAA
- a CDS encoding uncharacterized protein (ID:PFLUO_002859-T1.cds;~source:funannotate), whose product MVEATDHVADQVAQLNAARTLVLGDAALYPQIVNGVLPIVGAHARVELRRWGAEFLAEAFASPLLSAAQKEPMATAVLQTIRELSEVPDQDAAVMKGLVQAVASLYPPLFRHIVKHPQDSTSWENMNAIKLDILRRMDSFPYSVRISCVKFLQRVVQVQTAGPIADPRRPEQNETSLAIVPRSHPLLSIPNLEAESSGLLDRLLGVFQEETSDTLLVNATLNCLASLVRSRQSISNKIVNAVLDFYPTQHVRPPFTATVRVNVKSMERTARAFITNVMKKNPNHPLAGKMHMYFERLMQSRLETTEDASRKRGFPSEPTDGLDNAKRVRLDAMTPPLLRIPPLPPGPLTYAQLFTLTEDIGLSSFDVKQIPADLVVKIAIPLLAQVNPSTLTQAVDAIRARLQQVTKQQNLLRQQQQQAAIGADEDDDYEPEYQPMDVSDNVSQEASAVAAEVADLQPDLVSLGPFVLPQPPPLTEEEAGEIGRSAVARVFGMLNMSETSSASAKGKKQQQLGFSRLAGSTFDRDAWVVLLTRLATRAPAGLEGDDSKTKGGSSSRRQTAISDSIRETLYRYILEDFRARLNIGIAWLNEEWYNDRIQMKAAAESRNDEQGKDDESPPIVALHYDTWVIRLLDGILPYLDSRDIKVLVRFLSEIPDVTIAVTQRVASLARDPERVNLCVQALMYLVMFRPPAREICLNTLEDVYQTYEESRPAAGKVLTRWRPEKMQSLSAQSSAETNGDGGAAPAAVAPA is encoded by the exons ATGGTCGAGGCAACAGACCATGTCGCCGATCAGGTCGCCCAGCTCAACGCCGCGCGCACCCTCGTCCTCGGCGACGCTGCCCTATACCCGCAGATCGTGAACGGCGTCCTCCCCATCGTCGGGGCCCACGCGCGGGTTGAGCTGCGACGATGGGGCGCCGAGTTCCTGGCTGAAGCCTTCGCCAGCCCCTTGCTGTCGGCTGCGCAGAAGGAGCCGATGGCGACGGCTGTGTTGCAGACTATTCGGGAGCTGAGCGAGGTCCCGGACCAGGATGCTGCCGTTATGAAGGGATTGGTGCAGGCGGTGGCTAGTTTGTATCCGCCTCTCTTTAGACACAT TGTCAAGCATCCGCAAGACAGCACGTCGTGGGAGAACATGAACGCAATTAAGCTGGATATCCTCCGCCGAATGGACTCGTTTCCGTATTCGGTCAGGATTTCCTGCGTCAAGTTCTTGCAACGCGTCGTGCAGGTTCAGACGGCCGGTCCAATTGCGGACCCAAGA CGGCCGGAACAAAACGAGACATCGCTGGCAATTGTTCCTCGCAGTCATCCTCTGCTATCAATTCCGAACCTAGAGGCCGAGTCATCGGGTCTGCTCGATCGACTGCTAGGCGTTTTCCAAGAAGAAACGAG TGACACGCTTCTTGTCAACGCGACCTTGAACTGTCTTGCTTCCCTTGTCCGCTCGCGCCAGTCGATCTCAAATAAGATCGTCAATGCAGTCCTGGATTTCTATCCGACACAGCACGTCCGTCCGCCATTTACAGCAACCGTGCGTGTCAACGTCAAGTCAATGGAGCGAACGGCACGAGCATTCATCACGAACGTTATGAAGAA GAACCCAAATCACCCTCTAGCGGGTAAGATGCATATGTACTTTGAGCGTCTCATGCAGTCTCGACTTGAGACGACAGAGGATGCTTCCCGGAAGCGTGGATTCCCCAGTGAACCGACGGACGGTCTTGATAACGCCAAGCGGGTCCGTCTTGATGCGATGACTCCTCCCTTGCTCAGGATTCCGCCGCTGCCCCCGGGCCCGCTCACTTATGCTCAGCTATTCACTCTGACCGAGGATATTGGGCTGTCATCTTTCGACGTGAAGCAGATCCCAGCCGACCTGGTGGTCAAGATTGCAATTCCTCTCCTTGCGCAAGTCAATCCGTCTACACTCACACAAGCAGTGGAT GCCATCCGAGCACGCCTTCAACAAGTAACCAAGCAACAAAACCTGCTacgacaacaacaacaacaagcaGCCATCGGagccgatgaagatgacgactACGAGCCCGAATACCAACCCATGGATGTAAGCGACAACGTCTCCCAAGAAGCCAGCGCCGTCGCCGCAGAGGTAGCAGACCTCCAGCCAGACCTCGTCTCTCTCGGTCCCTTCGTCCTGCCCCAACCACCCCCTCTaacggaagaagaagccggcgaaATCGGCCGCAGCGCCGTCGCCCGCGTCTTTGGCATGTTGAACATGTCCGAGACATCATCGGCGAGCGCCAAAGGCAAGAAACAACAACAGCTCGGTTTCTCTCGGCTAGCGGGTAGCACGTTCGACCGCGATGCATGGGTTGTGCTTCTCACGCGCCTCGCCACGCGCGCCCCCGCCGGCTTAGAGGGAGATGACAGCAAAACCAAGGGGGGCAGCTCCTCACGGCGCCAGACGGCCATCTCAGACTCAATTCGTGAAACACTATACAGGTATATCCTCGAGGACTTTCGCGCGCGGCTGAATATTGGAATCGCGTGGTTGAACGAGGAGTGGTACAATGACCGCATTCAAATGAAGGCTGCTGCAGAGAGCCGGAACGATGAGCAAGGAAAGGATGATGAATCTCCACCTATTGTGGCATTGCACTATGATACATGGGTCATCCGCCTCCTCGACGGTATTCTGCCCTATCTCGATTCAAGGGATATCAAGGTCCTCGTCCGTTTCCTCAGCGAGATTCCCGATGTTACGATCGCCGTCACGCAGCGCGTGGCTAGTCTAGCCCGGGACCCGGAGCGAGTTAATCTTTGCGTTCAGGCATTGAT GTACCTGGTGATGTTCCGTCCCCCCGCACGAGAAATCTGTCTGAATACGCTCGAGGATGTCTACCAAACTT ATGAGGAATCCcgtcctgctgctgggaagGTTTTGACGAGGTGGCGACCAGAGAAGATGCAGTCTTTGTCTGCCCAGTCGTCGGCGGAGACTAATGGCGATGGTGgtgctgctcctgctgctgtggctCCCGCATAG